Proteins from a genomic interval of Pseudoalteromonas aliena SW19:
- a CDS encoding flagellar basal body-associated protein FliL, translating to MKKIVYIGLFALIMSAISLTANAKSTVGYFGFEPDIITNYIGVSSKKMGYVRVTVDLMLTDTSDIAIVEHHTPLLRDALVEILSKEPEEKIKSLIGREEIRAKCFERLKSLLKEETGHEIIREVLFTKYLYH from the coding sequence ATGAAAAAAATAGTATACATAGGTCTTTTTGCACTAATAATGAGCGCTATAAGCTTAACGGCAAACGCAAAATCGACCGTTGGTTATTTTGGTTTTGAGCCTGACATTATTACTAACTACATTGGCGTTTCGAGTAAAAAAATGGGCTATGTGCGTGTCACTGTGGATTTAATGCTGACCGATACATCAGACATAGCGATTGTAGAACACCACACGCCTTTACTTCGTGACGCATTGGTTGAAATATTATCAAAAGAACCTGAAGAAAAAATAAAATCACTTATTGGCCGCGAAGAAATACGCGCTAAATGCTTCGAAAGACTTAAAAGCTTGTTAAAAGAAGAAACTGGCCACGAAATTATCCGTGAAGTGTTGTTTACTAAGTATTTATATCATTAG
- the glpG gene encoding rhomboid family intramembrane serine protease GlpG, translating to MIELGSLNNPRAAQGFIDYLKSQGLDAKIHSADGSNVIISVLEEDFHQVQPLWAEFTQNPNHEKYQQASWDVGSTQSPLKYQGQSLNLMARFKALSWLNQTVSILSIVIYVAFLLGGFNEIYTMLQFNPSQPLSWLTPALVHFSAMHIVFNLIWWMSLGDNIEKQCGKLSLIGLFLVTALISNWAQYLMVGPNFGGLSGVVYGLLGFCWIHSFLNPNKPALVSTAIVGFMLVWLVLGFADVLFVGMANWAHLGGLISGIAYAYTAKIFNKNS from the coding sequence ATGATAGAGCTTGGCAGTTTAAATAACCCGCGCGCCGCACAGGGCTTTATAGATTATTTAAAAAGCCAAGGCCTAGATGCAAAGATACACTCAGCTGATGGCAGTAATGTCATTATTAGTGTGCTTGAGGAAGATTTTCATCAAGTGCAGCCGCTATGGGCTGAATTTACACAAAATCCTAATCATGAAAAATACCAGCAAGCATCATGGGATGTAGGCAGCACACAATCGCCGCTTAAATACCAAGGGCAGTCGCTTAATTTAATGGCGCGATTTAAAGCGCTTAGCTGGCTTAATCAAACGGTTAGTATATTGAGTATTGTTATTTATGTTGCTTTTTTATTGGGGGGATTTAATGAAATTTATACTATGCTGCAATTTAATCCATCGCAACCGCTTAGCTGGTTAACTCCCGCTCTTGTTCACTTTAGCGCGATGCATATTGTGTTTAACTTAATTTGGTGGATGTCGCTTGGTGATAATATCGAAAAGCAGTGTGGGAAATTAAGCTTAATCGGCTTATTTTTGGTGACTGCGCTTATTAGTAATTGGGCACAATATTTAATGGTTGGCCCGAATTTTGGCGGGCTAAGTGGCGTGGTGTATGGATTACTTGGTTTTTGTTGGATACATAGTTTTTTAAACCCTAACAAGCCTGCGTTAGTAAGTACGGCAATAGTTGGTTTTATGTTAGTTTGGTTAGTGCTTGGCTTTGCAGATGTATTGTTTGTAGGTATGGCTAATTGGGCGCACTTAGGTGGGTTAATAAGCGGTATTGCTTATGCCTACACCGCAAAAATATTTAACAAAAACAGTTAG
- the glpE gene encoding thiosulfate sulfurtransferase GlpE, translating into MAFKHISIAQTLELLDKEDVVIADIRDPNSYQAGHIPGSEALSNGNIAQFMMEKEFDQPIIIVCYHGMSSQGAASYLVEQGFEDVYSMDGGFTAWEAAYSEKVER; encoded by the coding sequence ATGGCATTTAAACATATTTCTATAGCGCAAACGTTAGAGCTTTTAGATAAAGAAGACGTTGTAATTGCAGATATTCGCGATCCTAATTCGTATCAGGCTGGTCATATTCCAGGCTCTGAAGCGCTGTCTAACGGTAATATTGCGCAATTTATGATGGAAAAAGAGTTCGATCAGCCAATTATTATCGTGTGTTATCACGGGATGAGCTCTCAAGGTGCCGCTAGCTATTTAGTTGAGCAAGGTTTTGAAGACGTTTACAGTATGGATGGTGGTTTTACTGCTTGGGAAGCGGCTTATAGCGAGAAAGTAGAGCGATGA
- the tdh gene encoding L-threonine 3-dehydrogenase yields the protein MKALSKLKAEPGIWMTDAPKPEVGHNDLLIKIRKTAICGTDVHIYKWDEWASKTIPTPMVVGHEYVGEVVDMGQEVRGFKVGDRVSGEGHITCGHCRNCRAGRVHLCRNTTGVGVNREGAFAEYLVIPAFNAFKIPDNISDELASIFDPFGNAVHTALSFDLVGEDVLITGAGPIGIMAAAVAKHVGARHVVITDVNEYRLDLARKMGASRAVNVANEKLEDVMKELGMTEGFDIGLEMSGVPSAFNSMLNNMNHGGKIAMLGIPPSDMAVDWNQVIFKGLVIKGIYGREMFETWYKMASLIQSGLDLNPIITHQYSVDDFQAGFDMMISGQSGKVILNWD from the coding sequence ACAGCTATTTGTGGTACCGATGTACATATTTACAAGTGGGACGAATGGGCAAGTAAAACCATTCCTACTCCAATGGTTGTTGGTCACGAATATGTGGGTGAAGTCGTCGATATGGGCCAAGAAGTTCGAGGCTTTAAAGTTGGCGACCGTGTATCAGGCGAAGGGCATATTACGTGCGGGCACTGTCGAAATTGCCGTGCAGGGCGTGTGCATTTATGCCGTAATACAACGGGAGTTGGCGTAAATCGTGAAGGTGCATTTGCTGAGTACTTAGTTATTCCTGCATTTAACGCATTTAAAATTCCAGATAATATATCTGACGAACTGGCTTCTATTTTCGACCCATTTGGTAACGCAGTTCATACCGCACTATCGTTTGATTTAGTTGGCGAAGATGTACTTATAACTGGTGCAGGCCCAATTGGTATTATGGCAGCAGCTGTTGCAAAGCATGTTGGTGCTCGCCATGTTGTTATTACCGACGTAAACGAATACCGTCTAGACTTAGCACGTAAAATGGGTGCATCACGCGCTGTAAACGTGGCAAACGAAAAGCTTGAAGATGTAATGAAAGAGCTAGGTATGACAGAGGGCTTTGATATTGGCCTTGAAATGTCAGGCGTACCAAGCGCGTTTAATTCAATGCTTAATAACATGAACCATGGCGGTAAAATTGCCATGCTAGGTATTCCACCATCAGATATGGCGGTTGACTGGAACCAAGTTATTTTTAAAGGCTTGGTGATTAAAGGTATTTACGGTCGCGAAATGTTTGAAACGTGGTACAAAATGGCAAGTTTGATTCAATCGGGTCTTGATTTGAATCCAATCATCACACATCAGTATTCTGTGGATGACTTCCAAGCTGGCTTTGATATGATGATTTCAGGCCAGTCAGGCAAAGTAATTTTAAACTGGGATTAG